The DNA segment CCCCTTAACTCTAGAAAAGCCTTAAAAGAGAAAGAGCACTCACAAATGGTATAGAGCTGTACCCGGTTAAGAAACCGATTCCTGGGCCTAGGATCGATTTCAACTCGGAGATAGCCAGGTCTATAGCTTTGTGAACAGCATCGGATGACATAGCAACCGCAATAGAGCTATTATGCCTTAAGCCCGAAACTCCTCTTTCTAGTCTACCCACattattcttttcttttgaaAGAGAAATTAGCCACGTGAAAACAGCTGCCAGTTCAATCAATAGTTACGCCTTCAACCTGATTCAACAAGGGAGAGTTTCCCACCAATCAATCCTTCTTGATCAGTTTTATTGACTGACATAAAGATGCTTTTTCACTCTAGCTAGGGATAAGAACTGGCTTTCCTTTTCTGTCAATCGAGGATAACTTCTTTTCTCCGTTTACAAAACAAAGGCGGTCGTTCCACTCTTAATAAGCACTACTGTTAGCGAAGCTAGCTTTAGGATAATGAGTCGATAGACTTGTTTAGTTTTGGGATAGAGTGTTCCGTCAATAAGCTAGTTTTCACAGCTTGGATTCCATCAATAGGAACTACTGGGCAAGGCATAGGTTCTTGCTTACCTGGATTGGCTGCTTTCTTAGTTCTTTTAGTAAAGTATTCTCGGTATCTTGGTTATTAAGACTGCTCTCAACCCCTTCCTTCGTAGAGCTGTTTATTGAGTTAGTTTGCTCCTTCGGCTCCTGCTGCCCCTAGGTGTTTCGGAAGAAAAAGTGGATGGCACAGTACAGTAGTATAGATTCAAATCAACTAAAAGCTGAAAGAATCAGGGTAAATTCCGACCTGCCGGTCATATGAGCGAGTGGGCGGCGGCTATGAGTTAGTTGGCTTCCCTTCCCTTTCTTTCATGATAGAGTCTCTAAGAGAGAATGCGACGGTTCCGCCTGAGTGGATTGAGGATAGATTGACTATTTCATAATACCGCTCCGTGGGGGATGTAAGTCCACCCAATTAATTCTTTTGGCCAGTCCAATCGGTGATTTCTGTTAATTAATCTCTTTCTTTGTTATGCCAATTTGACTGTCTTTTCTCAAATCTCGTCATCGGGAGTGGCAACTCTCTCAATCAACATTTTACCGTCTATCTTCCTTGGATCGTCGATCATCCTGGTCTCGACGCCGTTGAGCTCCCCCTGATCGCGAGCTCCTATTTTGCTTCTTCTTCGCTTTTTAGTGAAGCCCCCAGCCAGCCTTTGACTTGCCCCCCGTTTCCCTTCTGGTTAATTCACTCTTCACTCTACGAGACAGGTTCCTTGCACCTTGCGCTTAGTCACGTCCTTGCTTTGTTTGATAGGGTGTTCTGCATCCCCACTTGAAAACACTGACCCCTATTCTACAAATTGCATTACATTCATCAAGCGGTTGAATTCTACTCCGTATTTACCAGCAATCGAATGGGACAGTCATCCGAAGGTGCTAAAATCGGTGCTCAAGTCGTCCAGTATAGAATGAGTGTAGTAAGCCAAAGCGGTTTCTTTCGCCCGTCACGTTCTTAGAGAAATGTATCTTCTTTTTCTACGTTATTCCTTGGAATAGAATCTATCTTTCTtgggtaaaataaataaaaaaggcaGGGCCTATAAAAAGGAAAGCTCAATCTCAAACCAGGAATAAAGCCCGGCGGGAATTGAATAGGGGTGAAGTTCATTACCTCGACCTCGGTTTTACTTACCACCGCAACAGGTTTCTTTAGCTCTTCAGTAAGTAGCAAAGTCCGGGTTTTAGCTGTCGAAGAAAGCTCGGTCAGGTAAAGCTAGCATTTCGGGTTTAGCAGTTTGTTAGTCTTTTTGTTGCTGGACGGTATTCTCCGCTTTTCTCTTGCTGAACCTTGTATTCAAATAAGTAATCGAAGTTTGAAGTTTCAATATGAGAATAAAAAAAGTTTTTATCCGTTGAAGAAATATTTCCGGGCAGTCAACAAGTCTTTATTGCCGGGTGGACGAAAGGGAAGAAATCCAGTAAAGGTTTTGTTTTAGAAAGAAAATGCTTCTAATAAGCTTTCAAATAGCCTTCCATCTCAGCAAAGCATATTCGCAATTCGGGAAGGTATACTCAGTAGGGAAGCAGAGTCGGTTTGTTAGCGCCTTCCGGAGTTTTATAGCTAGTCTTCTCTCCGTCCCGATTGCCGCCAGTCAGTAGGTAACTACATTCAACAggagaaaggaaaagaaggatCAATGCCCGTAGCAGTCCCTTTTTAGCacaatttttccttttctttcagCAGCCTCCAATCGTAGGCCAGCTGCAAGCCCGCTTCTTATCTCAACAATGAAATGACATCTCGAAATCCCTAGGATAAGAGGAACGAACCTGAAACCTTCCCTTCAGCGCTTGACTTAGCCCTCAATCCCCTTGAGCTGCTAGCGAGCATCCCTCTTTGCTTTCTTTGAAGCGTGCATTGGTAACATAGATGACTTCGTTAAGGAAAGCTGCTTGAAAAGTGCTCATCTCTTTGCTCTCCTCCTTCTGCTAATGCTAATACCCCGTTCTTGGTTCTTAAAGATATGTCTCCAGCCCCTGTTATGTTAGCGTCTATAATCTTGGTTGGAGCTCTCTTCGGGAAAGAGTCTAAGCAGCCCGCCcatttcttcttcaatttcacAAAGAAGATTTTTGTGGTTTCAGCCCCTTCTACTATAATGTTAGGCAAGGTGCCTTCTGCTCTCTTCGATTTAGCAAGGAACTGAGTTTCTTTCCCTGAAGCTGTGAATAATCTATGTTTTTTTTACCTATCTAGATGAGCAAGCATCTGCCAATCATCGATGATATGTTGATAGCGTGAGCATTCTTCAGTCTTGTTTATCATGTTGATCACTACTGGAGAGTCCAGGTTAATTTCCAGTTGTTGAATATTCATATTGAAATGTCATTTGTAATCCTTCGCGCAGTGCTATGAGTTCCGCGTAAACACTAGTAGTCCAGGGGACGTGCTTTCCTTATCCATTGGCCTAATACGTAAGACTCCTCCTGCTCCGCCTGGTCCCGGATTGCCTTCCGATAATCCATCTGAGTTGAGTTTGATCCAACCTTATAAAGCATTTGACAATCTTGGTAAATTTTGGTTTGGAGCATTGTTGATTTCCTTTTCAAAAGTGGTATTCCGCTTGGTGACTGAATAAATATTGTTAAATGCGTGTTCATTCCTTTGCTTTGAATCCACAGCACAGTAGCCAACAAGCAAAAAAAAGTCTTCCAGGGAAGTTTCTTTTGTAAGAGGACAGATGAAGTGCAATTTGTTTTGAGCCATAACCTCAAGTTCATAATGATTAATTAGATGATGTGCATGTAGAGCTTGCCATACCTGTTGGGCTCGAGTACAGTCTCTTAGGATGTTTAAGGTAATTTCTTGTGGGAAATGGGGACACTGCTCTTCAGTACAGTACGTATTTTCCTTTTCAAAAGGAGCTTCTTGGTTTGTAAGCAGTCATGgccatttttaaatttaaagaaaaaactTGATTTTTGAGAAggtatatttaaatttaaaatacatccTTAGTGACTCCTGGAAGAGAGCAGATATATTTTTGGACTTCAAAGCATAAGCAAGTGTGTAGGCAGAACTAGTAGTTCTCTTACCGGACCGGCTAAGATTCCAGATGAAAGAGTCCTTAGTTGGCTTGTGCAATTTGAAAGTAAAGCTTTCCTTTCCACCATTTTTCAATATCTGTAGGGAGTTGAAATTAGAGATGGTCCAGCTTCCACTGGTTCTTACGATGATCTTATTTACTGTGAATGCATTTTCTCTTTGATTTATAGGTCCCTGGATCAAGTTTCTGAGTTCTAGTTCCGACTAGTGGAAAGACTCTGCTGGCTTGCCTTCTTCCCTTTTGCCCTCATTATCATTAAATAAAGTAAGTGGATGAGCATTGCTTGTCTTGCGTTTTTCGTGAGACATCTGCTCATTCAAAGTGGTCTCTTGAATCGAATGACTTTCTTGCCCTTTTCTTTTGGGTGTAACAAAGGGGCTGCTTGTTCACCCCGGAACGAGAAGAGTCGATTTAGAAGGCATAATGCTTTGTAAAATGCCTTTAACCTCAACCGCCGAATCAGAAGCCGAAACTGAATAAGACATCATAAGAAGCCGAATTCCCCGCTGAAGCATTCGAATGAGTAGACGCCGACACAGAAGAGTTTCATAGGCAGATGCCGCAGAATTGAATATGAATGTTGAAATTCATTCAAATGAAGAAATTAAACTTAACATTCGGCTAGGGAGTAACTGCGTAAGGTTAGGAATAAGCAATTACCTACTATCGCAACTACACTATCTAGACCTCAATTTTGTTTGCGTAAGATCGGTACTCGTCCTAGAGGCGGAAGGACAACGGGGAACTGAACTGGCCAATCCGGCTGGCTAATGATGCACTCATCCACTAATAGTAAGCGACGCTACGAGGGGAGTCATCCATGCGATATTGTGACTGAGCTATCTTTCACCTCGCATTCAGggacgttttttttttcatttagacTAAGCTGAACATGTGTTAGATTTCTTTCCGAAAAGCGAAAAAGGGTTCCGGATTTTGCACCATCGTGAATTCCTTTGAGCTGTTGGGGACTGCTCTCTAGGCACGAAGCAGCAGGATTAACTAATACCCGTTAAAGCTTCCCCAGAAAGTAGACCCGCCCCATCAGCTCAGCGAGAGTACACCCGACCCCAAGTCTCAGAGGTCGTCAGCACAGTGAACCAGATGATGGTTAGAAGACAGGTTGGAATCGAAGTGGACCTTCCATCTAATAGCCTGATATTTATCTTTCCGTGGCCAGAGAAGTAGGATGATAGTTTACAAGTAAATAAGAGAAATTAACGACGCAAGGGAAAAAACATATAAGTAATTGCCTTCTCTTTCCCCCCTTCGCCCCTTGGATGAGTAAGCTCCGTAAGCCAGCTCTTCGTTGGTTGGCCGCCCTCCTCCCGAAAGACAGAATTCCGCCCTCAGCCCTACAGGGAGAGGGGATGGATAGAGGAACAAGTACGGTAGGCGCCCAGAGTTTACCAACCTCAGTGACCGGCTCCTAAGAGTTCCCACCTGGGATTGGGGTTAGGCTGCTGCGCCATGCAGGCCCCGTGGGCTGCCTCAGCCCGACCCCGGTAACTCAGTAGAGTAGGCTCGCTGCTAACAGAGACTAGGAAAAACAATGCTGCCCTCACCTGCTAACCGCACTATACACATGCGGTTGATGTACGTATGCGGCCCTTGCGTCGATCTTACCTCCGCTGCTTGCCCGTGCGCGGGTCGACTCACAAGAAATGCAGCTAGCTTGCCAACTAACTGTTTATGTTTGAGCTTGTTGGCTTGCTCTTGCTTCATTGTTATTTAGACATTAGGTGAATTTACTTACTTGGTAGCCTACGTGAGTATCCGGATGGATAGAGACTGATCTCTTTCTACATACATATAGCCCCCCAGATATATACATACTTTTCTTCCTTTCTCCCAAAATTTAATTACCTGAATTTTAGCTCTTCTCTTTCTTATTTATTCTTACTACTATCACTTTCTAAACCAGGCCCGGCTTTTAAAACTGTGTCGTTTCGGGGTCGTACGCCTGTCCCAAAAAGGGCCATCATCGTACTATTTCGgcgattacaaaaaaaaggagtaTATCCCCTCTCCCTTAGTGTCTTTCCACTTCCGTCGTTCAGGAACAAACACTTCGCCTAATTCTTTCTTTTGAATCCCGGCCCGGTTTTTACCCACTAACCAATTACGTTACGACCATTGAACAAACTTGGTTGACGAACATGGTTTATGCGCCGCTAATGTAGCGGCTTGTCGAGCATTTGACAAACTCACACCATCCATTTCAAATGGGATTTGTCCCGTGGACACACGAGCAATCCAACCCGTAGGATTTCCTTTTCCTCTTCCCATTCTGACTTCTGTAGGTTTCCCGGTAATAGGGAGATCCGCGAGAACTCTTACCCATATCTTACCATTTCTTCGGAATTGTCCGCTCATAGCACGATGGAATTGTCCTATTATAGCCCGACGCGCTGCTTCAATGGCTCGATATGAAAGACGACCAGCTTTACAACTTTTAGTGCCATATCTTCCAAAACCAAGTTGTGTACCGTCCAGTTTGCAACCCCTACTACATCTGCCTTTACGATATTTACTATATTTAGTACGTTTCGGATATAGCATGTCCCCCTTTTTTTTACTATATGAAATCCACACTTTGACACCTAAGATTCCGTAACGAGTAGATACTTCTGCAAAAGCATAATCGATTTTCTGGTTAAATACATTACAAGATGTTTTTCCATACTTTCCGCATTCAGTTCTAGCTATTTCTGCGCCTTCTAATCGACCTGAGCAAGATATACGGATCCCCTCTACCCCTTTTTTCATTACTAATGGAATATCCTTCACTATTTTACTAAAAATGGAACGAAATGATCTTGTTTTGTTCCTCAGTTGAAAAGAGATGTCTTGAGCAATCAGAGAAGCACATTGATAAACAGATTTAATCTTGACCGACTCAATTAAGGTATTAGTGTTTGTTCTATTAGACAACAAAGATCGCATTTTTTTCATTTCGTTCAAATAAGAGTTGTACCCGTACGGAATTGTTCTGTTTCTCAGTATGATCTCTATCATCATCTCTATTCCCTTTATCAATTCTCCTATCCCACCTAGGTTTATGAATTTCTCTATCAATTCCATTACCTTATTCTTACCCATGaggttccaacatttgatcctTAATTTCTCTAGGAGTTTTTCCCGGGCATCCCCAAAAATAAGGTTATTATACACTCCATCCCTTGGAAAGAAAAAGGTAGCACCGAAGAAAGGAAAAAGTGAGATGGTGGTTTTTGTTGTTCCCACGAAACGAAGATCATTCGCCAAGCGAATGAAGTGAGTCAACCTCTTTTTGGCTTCGGACAAACACTTTTTTTCGCTGGTCGAGCTTTCTACAAAAAAAGCGATGCGAGAACGTATTCTCTTATCTAAACTTTTTCCCTGTGCATTCGCTCCCCCCATCGTAGATGGTTCAGCCACGCCCGGTGCCACGAAATGATTGAGAACTACGACGGGGTCGAAATGAATTTGGTTCTTTGTATTCAATAAATATTGCATGACCGAATAATTCAAGGAGAGGCACACTGCAGGGAGGGTCCTTTTAAGTAGATGACTCGTCGGGCCGTCAGAGCGGGACTtggacttctttttctttgtctTTGGGTtggacttctttttctttgtctTTGGGAAAAATAACTTGAATAACTTTGTTTTTCTGAAGGAGTTGTCATTTTCTATCAGGAACGCTATGTCATTTACAACCCCGGCGTATTTCAGATGCTTGAAGGCCCCGCTGACCCGAAGTTCTTTAGAAAGATTTTTCTTTATCGATGGTGATCGGTCATGGTATCCATAGCGTTGCTTCTTTTTCGGCCAAATCCTgatttctttttccttctcCCGGTCGTCGAGCCTGATCGACTCGACTCTTTTCCCTGCCCCCCGGCCTCTTACTTCGTTTCGTTCTTCCTCTCTATTGTCGCTTGAATGAAGACACCTGATCGGCCCGACTTTCCCGAATGTCCACCACCGTCCCTTCTCCTTACCGGGTCTGGTTTTTTCGCGTCGTTTCGGTCGACGGGGAAGAAAGAAATTAATGAATGTTCTTTTGGGAAAATGTAGAATAATACACCTACCGAGACGAAAGCCAAAGGTGAGTCTCGTAGGTGGACGTATCGAACCGAAATAAGATCTCAGATTGACATCTTGATACACTGATTTACCATAATAATAAATAGAGTCAATGGTGACTCCGCCGTGGAAAGAGCCGCTTCTTTCTTGCGGGGGGGCTTCCATTCACCAGCGCAGACTAAAAGTGCTCCCCGAACCGTGCTGGATAGTCACCCATCACACGGCTCTCACTCAAACCAACCCCACCTGTGGTGGATCCGGGGGGACAAAGTCAAAGCGCTTGATCCTTTGCCCCATACTTACTTTGAAATGCTCCTCCCCGCGCAGCGACGCTGCTCGTGATAGGCTTAGCTTTAAGCCGCTATCGTTCGGTTCGGATAAGTCAAGTCTCTTCGGTCGGTTCGCTCAGGTGGTCTTCCCGCCTTTAATTAAGGGGGCTTCCCTAACGTTCAGAGTTGTTCTGGTTTGATAAAGGAGCACCGGCCGAGCACCCTGAATGAATAAGAAATGGGCAGCAGAGGGAATCAATGATTCTTATTCAACCGAGTTGAAGCTAGCAACATGTCGATTACGCACCGGAGGTTGGTAAGAACTGAGGGACAATGCCTCCGAACCTAAGTGGGCCTATCAGCGAAGCAACTGGTACTTGATCGGGTGGGGAGCGGTTGGTTTGGTTTCGTGCAACGCCCTCGCAGCAGGAAGAGGCAGTTGTCGAAAGGAAACGTGCTTTGTTTTGTATAGGGATAAAAACCTGAACTGCGCACCCTGAGAAAAAATTTAGTAAAGCCTAAACGAAACGCCCTGTAAATCAAACTAAAGCGCTAACGCGCCTTGCCTTAGTTACCTTATTTCCCCattccaattttttattttattagaatTAGAAAGAAAAGCTTTCGCCTTTATTGATATGATATAAAAGAAGCTTACTTACTAATAAAGCGGCAACAAGCACCTTCTTTCTCAAAGTAAAGTTTCACACTTCTTACTTTAGAAAGATTGCAGCGTTAGCGCTTTACTCAAAAAATCGAAAGTAAAGGCTCTTATTCTACGAATCTACAACTCTCTTTACTGAGCGAGACTCCACTCCATCCATATCTCTTCCCTACTAGTGGGTTATTCTTAATTTGATTTTCCATTTTTTCATTTGTGGTTTGACAGCTTAAACTAGGCTCCATTTTAGATAGGTTTTCGGTCTTAATCAAGATAGGGCAGGGACGCGTCGGAACGGAACGGTTGGTGGCTGCTTAGTCTCATCCGAGAGTCTAATCTCTTTGTactgcttttttttttcaaagaaaaaaaaaagaaagaaggggGTCGATTTAGGCTCCTTCCCTTCCACTGCATAGCCGCGCTAGCAGGTACTATGAGCCCTCTGTCCCACGCATCTAACCAGCTCGCGTGGTTCACCGGTTCCACCGAAAACTCTCATTTGTTGAAGCGGAGCATAGTGCGCTTTAGGCGCCGAGCGATAAACGTCTCTTCTTTCGTTTCGGTTTATTCACTGATCTGAAACTTAGCACTTGTTTTCTTATTGGGGCGGCTGCGTTCTTGAATGAAGTCTATCCGAACCGAATTAGCACTTCTCAGATCAGGCTAGACCTCCCCATTTGAGCTGGGCGCCGGGGCCCTGGATGCGCTAGCGATCGGCACATAGGGGGTGGTTGCCCGGGTTTCTCGGCCTGGTATCCTGCACCTCGCGTTTATGATATCTACATTCAACTGTGGCCCGGAGACACGGTTGAAGCACGCCCGCCCAGTGTACTTCTTTCACGACATGCTCTGGTACCGGGTATATTCCTGTGGTCTTCTAGCGTTAGAAGAAGTCGTGTCCGTCCCGGACATCTGCAACGTCCTCCCAcgctttttttctttttttaatttaaaaaggaCAAAGGAAAAGACTGACCCATTCGGTGACTTTCGCGGTCGCCCTCACTGAACCGACTTGAATCTGAACTACGATTCAGATCAAGTCTGATCGAAATCGGATTTCCTTTTCGTGCCATATGCGCTTAGACTTTACTTTTAGCCCCTTTTCTTCCCGGTCCAATATTTGTTCTCGAAAGTCTTCGTTTCCGTGTATTCGCAAACTCTCAAAATTTATGACCAacctttcctctttctttgctGCACGAAAAGAAGCATCGACTGTGTGCGGAAGGAGAAGTGTGCCTGTCAATAGGTTCCGTTCTCATTCCTTGCCGCCGGAGAGCTAATTTTCACTGTTACTGAATTAATGGTCAATCAGCCTAGAGGCTTCCTTACTAAGCTTTCAGGTTTCAGGTGCGTAGCGTAGAAGCTCTAAGAATTAGCTATCTTTATTTGGCTAAAATGTGCAGCTAAAGGATGAGCAGCGGATATGCGTTATACAACCGATCCGCGACATCTTCCTTACCTTCTTTCCTTCGTTCCTGGTGATGTTGAATAAGCGGTGTGCATATGAATTGAATCATCAGCCATGGGACTAAAAGTAGTGAGTGGAATAGACTCCATAAGAATCTTACtctaaaaatgaattttgaATAGAAAGATCTTCCTCAATAGAAACTGAACGTCTATCTTTGCTCTCAGTCCGGCTCCCGTGGGCTTTGTCCTATCCCAAAGAAACTTCTCCCGAAGACAGCATGCTTCTCCTATCCTGCTGAATAGGCTTCATGGCTGATAGTCATGAGATTTCTTATCTAAGCTGTACGGAGATCCGCAGCTAACTCATTATGTGACTGGTAGGCTAGATCCGCAAAGCAAAGAAGGGACAGTCATTATCTGCTGTTTTATCTTAGAATAATGGGTTCCACGGGTTGGGTTCTAGGTAGTATATCACCAGGGAGGGCACTCGTCCAATCTAGGGGTTGGCATACCATAGGAAGGTTCAGCTTGATCGGTAGTAATGAGATTTCAAAGTCGCAGACTGCGAAGAGATTGCTTGGAAGATAATAAGAACATATTACTTCCAAGTCATCGGAAGGATAAAGCGCAGTTCTCCGTTTCTCAAGGTATGAACTCTTGGAACCTTACTCCCTTGATTTACCTGGCCAAAAGAGTGCCGTTTCATCTGGTAACATAACCAATTTCTTCAAGACTTACTCCTTCTCATTTTGCAGCGGCCGTTTCTCAGAGAACCCGCTCTTCAAGTTTGAAATCTAGTGTTGGGCCTTCGGCAACTACGCCTGGCTTCATTGCTTCCGCCGCCACGACTGGACCAACGCCAACAATTCCTGTTTCAGGAACTCAGACTTTGCTTGGACTTCAGCGGCCCCTGGGTAAACGAATAAAGCATGCGCATGCTCGTCCACCGAGAAATAAGAAAACTCTTTTTTTCTAGGCCGACCTTCCTCATGATTCACCTGTTGACTCGACCCACCATGACGACGTTGCTTTTGAGACCCCGGCAGGTatgttcttttcttttctttgccgCTTAGATCTCATTTTTCCTATCTTAGCGTACCATTACTTTTCGTCACAGGTTCAGATCAAGCTGAAGACGAGCAGGCTAGTCAATCGGCGAACCCTGACTTGAACCTCACATTCGCGAAAAACCTGGTAACATCACCCACCCCCAGGGGAGCAATCTATGCTGTGAGTGAGCCAGGTCTGTCCTGGCGACCTTTTCTTTGTAGTGATCACTGTAATGTGTAAGGTTCAGAAGTGGATACAGAAGGCATGGCAGGGCCGATGATGACTCATCTAATTCCGTGCTGTGCTTTTCAAAATCCCGCTCAATCACGTAAATAAAGATCAGATAGTTAGTCTTCCTCGCCGTCTTAAAACGCACCCCTTTCTCTTACATCAAATTCACTGATAGCGATCGATTAATGAAAGGCGGGGGAACTCGTTCTCCGATGAGAGTTTCCTGCTTTCAAGCCAGTCAGACCTACAAGTGCGCTTGCTGGATTGGTTTAGTTGAACTCCACCGGGTATGTCTTTCGCAAAGTCAAGTGATTGTctaatagaaatagaagatcAAGCTCGGGTGAACACTCATAAATGAAATGAGATCAGGTGCCATTACACTCTCTCCCAATGTCATATGGAGTGGCTGGTGCATTTTCGACATTCAGATAGGTAGTCCATTTCACGATGAGAGATATAAATCGGGTTAGAATGAAAGCTAGCTTCAGAGTGGTATTTCTGGCTGCTTGGTTATAGAGTGCGGCTAGAAGCGGAGATTTTTCATCCTTTTTCTCTCCGCAATAGAATATATATAAGTAAGAAATTCCTTGACAATCCAACAAGCTTTTAGTTG comes from the Euphorbia lathyris chromosome 5, ddEupLath1.1, whole genome shotgun sequence genome and includes:
- the LOC136230037 gene encoding small ribosomal subunit protein uS3m-like, with the translated sequence MEAPPQERSGSFHGGVTIDSIYYYGKSVYQDVNLRSYFGSIRPPTRLTFGFRLGRCIILHFPKRTFINFFLPRRPKRREKTRPGKEKGRWWTFGKVGPIRCLHSSDNREEERNEVRGRGAGKRVESIRLDDREKEKEIRIWPKKKQRYGYHDRSPSIKKNLSKELRVSGAFKHLKYAGVVNDIAFLIENDNSFRKTKLFKLFFPKTKKKKSNPKTKKKKSKSRSDGPTSHLLKRTLPAVCLSLNYSVMQYLLNTKNQIHFDPVVVLNHFVAPGVAEPSTMGGANAQGKSLDKRIRSRIAFFVESSTSEKKCLSEAKKRLTHFIRLANDLRFVGTTKTTISLFPFFGATFFFPRDGVYNNLIFGDAREKLLEKLRIKCWNLMGKNKVMELIEKFINLGGIGELIKGIEMMIEIILRNRTIPYGYNSYLNEMKKMRSLLSNRTNTNTLIESVKIKSVYQCASLIAQDISFQLRNKTRSFRSIFSKIVKDIPLVMKKGVEGIRISCSGRLEGAEIARTECGKYGKTSCNVFNQKIDYAFAEVSTRYGILGVKVWISYSKKKGDMLYPKRTKYSKYRKGRCSRGCKLDGTQLGFGRYGTKSCKAGRLSYRAIEAARRAIIGQFHRAMSGQFRRNGKIWVRVLADLPITGKPTEVRMGRGKGNPTGWIARVSTGQIPFEMDGVSLSNARQAATLAAHKPCSSTKFVQWS